The following DNA comes from Sparus aurata chromosome 3, fSpaAur1.1, whole genome shotgun sequence.
TCTGCCCTCAAAAGCATTCATGCTGTTGGACTTAGTTGTATAAACATAGCATAATTAAAggtttgtgaaaatgtacaaaatgtctttctttcacACAATGATTACTTAAAGTGACCGTGAATCTTTGACTGCATGTTTCAGAAAGTTCCGAGGAAAGAAAGTTTTTTAACACAGCCCTTTAAGAAAAATTGAGCTTGAGGCGCTGTTAGGTCATCTGACAAACACTTGGGTAGAAACACGTGTTAATAATAAAGCTTGTGGTCCAAAAACAGATGGAACAAACATTGAATCTGCCATCAGTTCAGATAATGTACAGTAAAAAGGAGATACACTAACAAATGCTGCCTTCTGTGTAAGTTGTTACAGCTGTTATTTGAGGTTCTTTTAGTTAATGAAGTGGTAGGTGGCAGGAGGTGATTTAATATTATGCAACTGGATTGTTTATATCAAAGCAAACAACAGCACTTCCTGTCTAACCACTTTTGGTTTTGTAACTAGCTCTAGTGTTTGAATCCTGAAACACTTATGACGGATGGACAAATAATAGTCCGGGTGGCAGATGGCGGAGAAAAAAACGGgtcggagccgtaacgcagcagacacgtatctggtggaatctctggtagaattaccatgacctggatgactgagaatgAACCTTGATCAACGTCATTCACTTACTGTTTTGCTGGTAACTGCCAGACTAGTTCAGCACAGGTAGCAAGACCTGCTGCAATGATTTGTATTTGTTCCACTTACATAAAATTATTCCTCACACAAAGAGCCACACCCATGAAAACACTCCTGCAAGTAGGAGTACTTGGTGTGGAGTTAGTTGTCCTCAGGCAATAAAGCGGCTTTGTTTCCCCCACTGAAATTAATATAGAACTAGAATTCTGTGACAAAACGCCTGGACTCTCATCAGTTGATCAGCTATTATgatatgttagctagctaggaAGTTCGTTACAGAGACATCAACAAACCAGTTATAATTTTTTCTTGCCTGTTGTAAAGATAGGACCATAACACATAACGACAAGGGTCTCATAACCTGTGTTTTGACGTGTGCCTCTGACAATCTTTTTTCAGAGGCACATGTAGCTCAAACCACAAACCCTTGCCTTGAAGGTGTAAAACTGAGGGGCAAGGGGTATATTAGGATGGGGCCTAAGTTGTAACGTGATGGAGGAGGATCAGAGATTATTAAGAAATAGCTGTTCATTATGGGattgttttgggggttttttttgccgTTTGTTTCAAAATTATTCCAAAAACAATGCATTTGAAACGTAACAGTTCTTGCTAGAGATGCTGGAAAGGTCTCAAAGTGACATAATACACTTTTTTCCCCAGAGAGGATTACGATTACACAAGCTAATGCAGTTTACAATGGACAAGGGTTCTTGTCAATAAAACAAGTGTGGTCAGAATACTGGATTACCTATTGATACAATACCTTTGTCCTCCAGGGGCCTGTTTCAGGAAGCAAgtttaacaaactctgagtttaaccctgaactctgagttgacttaccctgtgaagtgaaactctgagttttcagtttcagaacagctgatctgagttagGTAAGTCAACTCTGAGTATGTAAACTCTGAGTTGACCTCGTGCCTGACAACTAGCAAAAAGCCATCATCAATGGAGCTCCGATAcagtgattcaccatggcaacaggggagaaaacaggaagcagacattttctggggaaaaaaaaaaaagtaacacggCTGCGGCCCTAATAAAAAGCACTGACAGTTTTAGATGCAGtcattttggatttaacatcactttcttttatattagcctttgaggaagtggttgaatgttgttcagtgttttgtttcattttattttaggctgttttattttatttaaatcagctgaaaatgacatataGAAACAGTCTCATGATGGctcctcactttggttttatttcacatattaaagaaaggaaaagtttattcagtggatattttaacCTGTAGTAGCTTTTACCaccaacagatgctgtttaacacacatctgtgtcctAACATCCTGCTGAGTAGATGAACATGAAGTGGTGCTCACCTCCAACTCCAGCACGTCCGACataggcagaggagctgagtcaagtcgctgggtgagcagaggctgagggcgttactcacccccaggacccaacattagaggcagacacacacttgctGTCTACAGATTCAACTAGAAGTCATTTCATCTTATACTCAATGTGGCAGTAAACTAGAAACACAGACGTTTAAATTATGTTgttggaaaaaatacaataggCTATACTGATGGTTACTTTTGTAGTTatctgtgggaaataaagaaagccaaatgaaatgtgagttatttctctttttctggctgctggaaggtgattgattaacctgctaagtgattaaaaaaaacctgaagagGACTGTTCAGATCTGAGAGCACGTCAGCGATGACGTGTAGCCTGATATTCGCTGTGCAGCCGGAGAATATAAATGACGGACTGATGAGAAGCGGTCTACTGTTCGGTTCAGTCCTCGTCAGGGAGTGAGAGCTCAtctaaatgaatctaaattctcctcctggtataaaactatgtgaattatttctgtttcaacatgatcagactgagaaggaaaggacagccgctgtcagacagctccgtcagactcagggtttcttcaggtaaacctgccagtgagcaggttatgttcacagagtaagttaccgcagtaacagacccagagtttaacttgcctctctttctggaactgaaaactcagagtttcttTCATCTCAGGGTTAataaactcagagttttcacaaaaCCCGCTTTCTGAAACGGGCCCCAGGTGTTTTGCTAAATTTGTTGTGCTGCCACATCCTTTGCCTTTCCCTGTTCATTTGCCTCAAATGCTAAGTATTTCCAAACAGCACTGCTGCGATTAACTTTGTCAACCAAAAGCAGTGGCGGAGGCTCTGCACTTGACATACTTAATAAGCTAACTGGACTGAATGTGACCGCACAGCTGGTACTGATATAATGATGCTGCGGAAAATGAGTTGTTGAATGCATTTCAAATATTCAGGATCAATAGGGACAGCTGTGGTTCAGGGGTAAAGCCAGCATCTAgctatcggaaggtcgctggtttgattccccatGTCGAAGTCTCTTTAGGCAAGAttctgaaccccaaactgcccctgatgtgctggttggcagcTGGCATGGCAATCACCACCATCGGTGTATGAATTAAGTCGCTttgacaaaagcgtctgctaactGCCCTACAAGTTACTGTGATAGACATCAGTAAAACTATATTTTTGACAACCCTACGGTCTACCCAACATCCAAACTTGTTTTACCAGAACAGACAGTCAACAGAGTTGTTGCCATTCTTCTCTCACTCATACTCGTCTTGAATTCAGGGCAAGTGAGTACATgcaattctaaattaaaatgtttttttttttaaaggctggagacacattttaaacttattttttttatattcagcaATAATCACATCATTTGCAGGATACCCAACAATTCAGAACACAAATAAACTAGAAATAAAGAGttataatgtacataaatatatttaagaaGCTCCAGCAATACATCAATGCAGTAATGTGTTACAGGAAATGATGCTCTATAACTCCTGTAACTGTTTCAACATCTTTAAACCAAGACTGACAAAGAATTAGCTACAGTGCAttgtcataaataaataaataaataaataaatgaataaattttACCAAAACAATAAAGATTTATGTGACCCTGAAAATGTGGGGAGTGTATACACCCTGGTCAGCTGTGATCCGCTGTGATGTCTTGATGGTTCACTGGGCTCCAGGCAGCCTACTACTGTTCTGTTGCCTTGAAATGATGCTCATCAAGGGTAGAGACTATGTGACCTTCATTTACCAGCAACACCAAGGAACTTCTGTAcaataaaagagacaaaagagaaaagtaTGCAGTATGTGGACTGATGGGAATAATCACATAGTAATCTTTAATCTTTAATTTCAAGAGGTGTGATGATGAGGTCAAGAGGCACCTAATTTCTCTCATGCTGAGGTAGTTGAGCTTTGTCTTCAGGTCATGTAAACTGATGCCCTTGTCATGGACAGAAAACCCCCTGATTACATGCAACACCtttaacagaaataaacaaatggctTTACAACCCTGTGGTGTCGTCACATAGCAATTCACAAATGCATCTGTTGCATTTTTCCAAATTCTTCAACAGCAGTCAGCCATTCCAGAGACACTACAGTAACTTACAATTAACTCACTGTGAACTGCCTTCATCATTAAGCAATATTTAATATTGCGTTAATTTGTAAATAATGTTAtgaatttaattaaaatgtcaaatataattTAGTAGTTTACAGTAAGGGAATCCTTTTTTGACAagttggaaatgagactcaaaaatcttcgtttcttacaaatagcaccttgaACTGACTGTAGTTACTAACTGAAGAACTATTTCTTTGTCATGCCACCATGATAAAAAGAGTGTTGTATGGAAGGACTAAACACCCGGAGTCATAgtagattctgctctgatcggCAGCCATTTAGTGACGAGAGGTGAGCTCAGAGAtcactttttaacttttggaaTACAGAATAGTGTTTTAATCTTCACTTGTTTATTACCctaactgcagcagtgatcccaggaggtgacctccattgtccTGTGactgttgactgctgactggagatGGAgggtaaatgtactttactttagGAATGTAATGTTACAGTAATTtccaacacacaaaacacacatcctgGCTCGCTTGCTTATGAGAAATGCacagtaaagtaatctggctgtcTGGGGTGAATAAACACTCATTAAAAAGTAATGCGAATTAACACAAATTATCCCAcaatttacttttaaaaatcaaCTTCCTAAATCTCTTAAAAATTAATTATTCTATTAAAAATTCTGCTTCTTTCAAACTTGGGGAATTTCCCATTAAGGTTGCCATTATGGCTTAATGGATCATTCTAACTTTGCACTCTCGACCTCTGCTGAAGAGTTTCTGGGAAACAAGGACATgggcaaaataacaaatatcAAGCAAGCTGCAAAATCCAGCTGTCTAAATTAATGACTTTTACATTAATAATTTAGAACGATGGTCTCTGAGTccaactgaaagaaaacaaaattacGCCACATGGAACGGCTACCATGGACAACCAATTCAGCTTCCATGTCTGTTTGATTAGATGTGCCatttgaaaatatgaatttgGGTGACCCGAGGCATCAATAATAAAACGCACAGGATTCACGTCAAAAGGAGGCATAGgaatgaaacacagaaagtgcttACACGCTAAATTAATAGTCGGTGAAATGCCCCTAATTAATATTCCTTCACACTGATGGCATCAAGATGAAAaaggaagaggttaaaaaggacattttacacagttttaaatcaaaaggtcttgctgtttttttattaatccCAAACTTTGCTTAGGAAGTGGTGTACACCTCTTTTGTGCGTATGAAACAATTATTAATGAGGCCTCTTAACCTTAAACCCACTAACCTGGCCTTGGATGGTGGACAAACCATTTGGTAAGGTGCCTTCAACATGTCCTCCTCCACTCTGACTGAGGACTCTTCCAGACAGCGAGGTAGCAGTGGTATTCATATTCACATCATATACCTATATAACCACATTAACACATCATTTACCAAGTACCGACTATAGCAGGAACAGTCCACCTGAAGTAATCCAAACTCAAGTATGATTGACATGATGATGTTGAATTCTGTATTTCAAATGAGAATGTTAGTAACATAAGATTCTTCATAAAGATCTAAGTTACTGGTCGAAACCTACCTTTCCAAAAAACTGCTTATGGGCTTGTACCACTTCCAACATGTTGGATGTGATCTCGTTAAGGTCCTTGATACAACGGATACTCATTGCCAGCAATGACCTTTGACCCTAGTGCAATATCAAAAAGGAATGAGTCTCATAATGTTACAAAAATCAAGAGCTATCAGTGCTCACTTCACTCTCAAGGCTATGAACTATTACTTACACTGAAATTGCGCAGACTTCCAATAACCCTCACATATGTTCCAGGTGAAGTAAACATCATTGGAACACAGTCCTgtgagaaacacatttcattatttACCAACACAGTGCATTTTGTTTTCCAGGTGTAGCTCTGGACAGAGCCCGTTGATAATACTGGCCTCTGAAACCCACTGCTTCACATTTAAAGCTGGGCCAGTCATGTCATCCACAGAGTACTGGATGTACGTCACGAAGGGAGCAAATCCTCTGATGATGCCCACTACAGAAACCTGCAAAGAGACAAAGCACTGGGAAATAAAACGAAGCACAATAAGTGAGCCTCAGACCAAGTGCTCCTGGAAGCAAAGCAGGCACCATTAAACTGCCAGGTTTTGAAAGACATCATTTAATTAATGTATGTAATTaatgagatttatttttttttggtgctgCCACATCTACATAAATTCGACAATAGAAAtacatcacaaaaacaaagaaaataacaatCTGGACATTATTTCACACTCACTTTATACACTTTGAAACTTGCATCGCAAACTAATACAAGACAAAGTCAA
Coding sequences within:
- the LOC115578930 gene encoding replication protein A 32 kDa subunit-like isoform X4, whose protein sequence is MWNQACRQSLGGMTSQKTVTSKVSVVGIIRGFAPFVTYIQYSVDDMTGPALNVKQWVSEDCVPMMFTSPGTYVRVIGSLRNFSGQRSLLAMSIRCIKDLNEITSNMLEVVQAHKQFFGKVYDVNMNTTATSLSGRVLSQSGGGHVEGTLPNGLSTIQGQVLHVIRGFSVHDKGISLHDLKTKLNYLSMREIRSSLVLLVNEGHIVSTLDEHHFKATEQ
- the LOC115578930 gene encoding replication protein A 32 kDa subunit-like isoform X3, which produces MWNQACRQSLGGMTSQKTVTSKVSNDTFAICDWELNQVSVVGIIRGFAPFVTYIQYSVDDMTGPALNVKQWVSEDCVPMMFTSPGTYVRVIGSLRNFSGQRSLLAMSIRCIKDLNEITSNMLEVVQAHKQFFGKVYDVNMNTTATSLSGRVLSQSGGGHVEGTLPNGLSTIQGQVLHVIRGFSVHDKGISLHDLKTKLNYLSMREIRSSLVLLVNEGHIVSTLDEHHFKATEQ
- the LOC115578930 gene encoding replication protein A 32 kDa subunit-like isoform X2: MWNQACRQSLGGMTSQKTVTSKRATLQILPCTVSQLLSAPQVSVVGIIRGFAPFVTYIQYSVDDMTGPALNVKQWVSEDCVPMMFTSPGTYVRVIGSLRNFSGQRSLLAMSIRCIKDLNEITSNMLEVVQAHKQFFGKVYDVNMNTTATSLSGRVLSQSGGGHVEGTLPNGLSTIQGQVLHVIRGFSVHDKGISLHDLKTKLNYLSMREIRSSLVLLVNEGHIVSTLDEHHFKATEQ
- the LOC115578930 gene encoding replication protein A 32 kDa subunit-like isoform X1, which gives rise to MWNQACRQSLGGMTSQKTVTSKRATLQILPCTVSQLLSAPQVSNDTFAICDWELNQVSVVGIIRGFAPFVTYIQYSVDDMTGPALNVKQWVSEDCVPMMFTSPGTYVRVIGSLRNFSGQRSLLAMSIRCIKDLNEITSNMLEVVQAHKQFFGKVYDVNMNTTATSLSGRVLSQSGGGHVEGTLPNGLSTIQGQVLHVIRGFSVHDKGISLHDLKTKLNYLSMREIRSSLVLLVNEGHIVSTLDEHHFKATEQ
- the LOC115578930 gene encoding replication protein A 32 kDa subunit-A-like isoform X5 — protein: MWNQACRQSLGGMTSQKTVTSKRATLQILPCTVSQLLSAPQVSNDTFAICDWELNQVSVVGIIRGFAPFVTYIQYSVDDMTGPALNVKQWVSEDCVPMMFTSPGTYVRVIGSLRNFSGQRSLLAMSIRCIKDLNEITSNMLEVVQAHKQFFGKVYDVNMNTTATSLSGRVLSQSGGGHVEGTLPNGLSTIQGQSAVNSHRTMEVTSWDHCCS